The Colletes latitarsis isolate SP2378_abdomen chromosome 1, iyColLati1, whole genome shotgun sequence genome has a segment encoding these proteins:
- the LOC143352056 gene encoding protein LLP homolog produces MAKSLRSKWRRKCRAVKRERYGAKELERLKKTLGVNENGSQDVEMSEITEIATVVDAKTIKENEKAKQKNGKDGQGKMDVDSNVRVYNKKTMQDQYGNYPIWMNLRKVAKHKKGRAKAQKATAKSNKRLTRRQKKKAKQD; encoded by the exons atggcaaaatcattacGTAGTAAATGGAGGAGAAAGTGTAGAGCAGTGAAAAGAGAACGTTACGGTGCTAAAGAATTAGAAAGATTAAAGAAAACATTGGGTGTAAATGAAAATGGGTCACAGGATGTTGAAATGTCAGAAATAACAGAAATTGCCACAG TTGTGGATgcaaaaacaataaaagaaaaTGAGAAGGCAAAGCAAAAAAATGGAAAGGATGGTCAAGGAAAGATGGATGTAGATAGTAATGTTAGGGTATATAATAAAAAGACAATGCAAGATCAGTATGGAAACTACCCAATATGGATGAACTTGAGAAAAGTGGCTAAACACAAAAAGGGTAGAGCGAAAGCCCAAAAGGCAACAGCAAAGTCAAACAAAAGGCTAACCAGAAGACAGAAGAAAAAAGCAAAACAAGATTAG